Proteins encoded in a region of the Mycolicibacterium chitae genome:
- a CDS encoding lipid droplet-associated protein: MSSAPYGVRLLVGVAATAVEETRKLPQTILMSPMSLASQFAHLVMKVQQDLADLVIKGDSTLETLFPPKDEQPEWATFDEDEDDSPDAAPRGSTDSGERMTEGRFALYSTDEAPEAAASSPNGQSAGADVSAPDVASRIDYASLTLAQLRARLQSLSVDELSELLAFEEATKARAPFQTLLANRITRASAK, from the coding sequence ATGTCTAGTGCACCGTATGGCGTCCGGTTGCTCGTTGGGGTCGCGGCGACCGCCGTGGAGGAGACCCGGAAATTGCCGCAGACCATCCTGATGTCGCCGATGAGTCTGGCCAGTCAATTCGCTCACCTGGTGATGAAGGTGCAGCAGGATCTCGCTGACCTGGTGATCAAGGGCGACTCCACCCTCGAGACGCTGTTCCCGCCCAAGGATGAGCAGCCGGAGTGGGCCACCTTCGACGAGGACGAGGACGACTCCCCCGACGCAGCCCCGCGAGGGTCGACGGACTCCGGCGAGCGGATGACCGAGGGCCGGTTCGCGCTGTACTCCACCGACGAGGCCCCCGAGGCCGCGGCGTCGAGCCCCAACGGCCAGTCCGCGGGCGCCGACGTGAGCGCGCCCGACGTCGCCTCGCGCATCGATTACGCGTCGCTGACGCTCGCGCAGCTGCGCGCGCGGCTGCAGTCGCTGTCGGTCGACGAGCTCTCCGAGCTGCTGGCCTTCGAGGAGGCCACCAAGGCCCGCGCGCCGTTCCAGACCCTGCTGGCCAACAGAATCACCCGCGCCAGCGCCAAGTGA
- a CDS encoding 4-hydroxy-3-methylbut-2-enyl diphosphate reductase, giving the protein MSATVNMGIPGATSTVVAPVRGKRVLLAEPRGYCAGVDRAVETVERALEKHGAPVYVRHEIVHNVHVVETLAKAGAIFVDETDQVPVGSIVVFSAHGVAPTVHANAAERDLKVIDATCPLVTKVHNEAKRFARDDYDILLIGHEGHEEVIGTAGEAPDHVQLVDGPESVDKVVVRDEDKVIWLSQTTLSVDETMETVQRLRERFPKLQDPPSDDICYATQNRQVAVKAMAPECELVIVVGSRNSSNSVRLVEVALNAGSDTAHLVDYAEDIDPAWLDGVTTVGVTSGASVPEILVRGVLERLAEYGYGTVQSVTTANETLVFALPREIRPARR; this is encoded by the coding sequence ATGTCAGCAACGGTCAATATGGGCATTCCCGGTGCCACCAGCACGGTGGTGGCACCCGTGCGCGGAAAGCGCGTCCTGTTGGCCGAACCCCGCGGCTACTGCGCCGGCGTGGATCGGGCCGTCGAAACCGTGGAGCGCGCCCTGGAAAAGCATGGCGCCCCCGTCTACGTCCGGCACGAGATCGTGCACAACGTGCACGTCGTGGAGACCCTGGCCAAGGCCGGGGCGATCTTCGTCGACGAGACCGACCAGGTGCCCGTCGGATCGATCGTGGTGTTCTCCGCCCACGGTGTGGCCCCGACGGTGCACGCCAACGCCGCCGAACGCGACCTCAAGGTCATCGACGCCACCTGCCCGCTGGTCACAAAGGTGCACAACGAGGCCAAGCGCTTCGCCCGCGACGACTACGACATCCTGCTGATCGGCCACGAGGGGCACGAGGAAGTTATCGGCACCGCCGGTGAGGCACCCGATCACGTGCAGCTGGTCGACGGCCCGGAGTCGGTGGACAAGGTCGTCGTCCGCGACGAGGACAAGGTCATCTGGCTGTCGCAGACCACCCTGTCGGTCGACGAGACCATGGAGACCGTGCAGCGCCTGCGCGAGCGGTTCCCCAAGCTGCAGGACCCGCCGAGCGACGACATCTGCTACGCGACGCAGAACCGCCAGGTCGCGGTCAAGGCGATGGCCCCGGAATGCGAGCTGGTGATCGTGGTCGGCTCGCGGAACTCGTCGAACTCCGTGCGTCTCGTCGAGGTCGCGCTCAACGCCGGTTCGGACACCGCCCACCTGGTCGACTACGCCGAGGACATCGACCCGGCCTGGCTCGACGGCGTCACCACCGTCGGCGTCACCTCCGGCGCCTCGGTGCCCGAGATCCTGGTGCGCGGCGTGCTCGAGCGGCTCGCCGAGTACGGCTACGGCACCGTACAGTCGGTGACCACCGCCAACGAGACCCTGGTGTTCGCGCTGCCCCGGGAGATCCGCCCGGCCCGACGCTGA
- a CDS encoding carboxymuconolactone decarboxylase family protein, which yields MTRVNLSKQHPAAYQAVLALNQEAEDAVARAGLDAKLAELVKIRVSQLNGCAFCLRMHTRDALDKGESTDRLAVVAAWWESQYFTEQERAALALAEDVTELPVPERHEWDTGALDDAQVSAVSWLAIVMNTWNRIAIRSGYPVAP from the coding sequence ATGACACGGGTCAATCTGAGCAAGCAACATCCGGCGGCCTATCAGGCCGTGCTGGCCCTGAATCAGGAGGCCGAGGACGCCGTCGCCCGGGCCGGCCTGGACGCCAAGCTGGCCGAGTTGGTGAAGATCCGGGTGTCCCAGCTCAACGGGTGCGCGTTCTGTCTGCGCATGCACACCCGCGACGCCCTGGACAAGGGTGAGAGCACCGACCGCCTGGCGGTCGTCGCGGCGTGGTGGGAGTCGCAGTACTTCACCGAGCAGGAACGCGCGGCGCTCGCGTTGGCCGAGGACGTCACGGAGTTGCCCGTGCCGGAGCGCCACGAGTGGGACACCGGCGCGCTGGACGACGCGCAGGTCTCGGCGGTCAGCTGGCTGGCGATCGTGATGAACACCTGGAACCGCATCGCGATCCGCAGCGGCTACCCCGTGGCCCCCTGA